The following is a genomic window from Paenibacillus sp. FSL R5-0766.
TTCACGATGACGGATCGGGAGATGAGCGATATTGTGCAGCTAGAAATTACACTTCGTACACATCGCACAGCTACCGTATTTCGTTTTCTGGACCCCGTCTGGACTCGAGTTAAGGAACTTCTGCAAGAAGGAAAAGACCAGGGATTGTTTCAGATTGAGTCCGTAACTTATGCGATGCTTCAGGTGATGGGTGTGGCCTTGGCACACAAACGGGCCAAGAATTCACGGTTTGGCTTTGAATATCAGGATATGAATACAGACGAACTCGCTGAGCAGACAATTGAGTTCGTACTTCGAGGATTGGGAGTGAACAGCCATGAATGAAACCATTGAGTTAATGATGAAACACCGCTCTGTACGCAAATTCAAGCCAGACCCGGTGAGTGATGAGCAGCTTGCAGCCATCGTAGCAGCGGGTCAGATGGCTTCTTCTTCAAGTAGTGTACAAGCCTATACCGTCATTGCTGTGACTGACATAGAGCAGAAATCCAAGCTGGCTGAATTGGCAGGCAATCAGGCCTACGTCAATGAATGTCCGGTGTTTCTCGTATGGTGTGCTGATCTGTATCGGCTGAGTGATGCTGCGAAACGTCATCTTCCTGAAAAGGAATCGTATGCTGATTCAACAGAGAATTTCATGGTAGCCACGATTGATGCTGCTCTGGCTTCCCAGAATGCCGCTCTTGCAGCGGAGTCACTAGGATTCGGAATCGTATATATTGGGGGGCTTCGTACCCGGATTGAGGAAGTAGCTGAGTTGCTGGATTTGCCGGAAGGAGTATATCCGGTGTATGGCATGTGCATTGGTGTTGCAGATCAGGAAACGGGAATTCGGCCGCGTCTGCCGCTGGATGCAGTCCTGCATCATAATCGTTATAATGCCGAGCAGAGCATCAAAGGTGTTGAGCAGTATGATGAGACAACGACGGCGTACATGAAAGAACGGACTAACGGTGAACGAACGACCCCATGGTCCGAACTGATGGCGAAGCGCCTGACTGAGCCGACAAGGTTGCAAGTGAGACCGTTCCTGGAAGGCAAAGGATTCTTGAAGCGTTAAGTTGAACTGAAGGTAGTTACACTTGCCACTCCGATGACAGAACAACCTTCCGATCGCTGTTATCCCCAGATTTTTTGATCCAATTTTTGTGAAGGTGAAAATCTAGTGATAGCGTATGCTTCCGAAGTAGCTTTCTTGCAGAAAGCTTTTAGGCGAACGCTGCTTCCTCAGGTTATTTCTGTCCTCTACGTTCCTGTGTAAAAATTTAGTTCAACTGATATATAATAGTAGACTAGAAGTCAGTCGGTGGCGAAGCCGACTGGCTTCTTTGTGCTGTGCTGGCAGGGCAAGCGAGAGTACTTGCTGTTACCTGATTGTACTTAAGTTAAGCCATAGAAACGCTTTGTGTTCTGATAAAAGAGCCGGGCGGCCCGCTCGGTTCCCATACCGGTGATCTCACTCCATGCCTGGATAACCTGTCTGGTCATGGCCGGGTGTGTCATTCGTCCCTGAAACGGCCCTTCGAAGGGCCAAGGTCCATCGGTCTCGGCCATCACTTGCTCCGATGGATATTGCCGGGCGAGTTCACGAATCTCTTCTTCGTAATGAATATCTGGCGTGAAAGAGATGAAATAGCCATTATCAGCCATGCGTCTAATGGTTTCGCGAGAACCCTTGAACCAGTGGAAATGGGCGCGTCGGAACTGATTTTGCTCCAGCAAATCACAGACGATATCCGCATCTTCGTATACCGCATGAAGGACAAGTGGTTTGTTGTGCTTTTTGGCGAGCTGGATGAAACGTTCAAGCAACTCGATATACCCGCTCTGATCGAAGCGCTGCCCTGCCTTCTCCGCTTCCTGACGGTTGTAATAGGGAAGACCGATCTCTCCGATGGCTATAGCTTGTCCGATATGCTCTTCGATCCATTGGAAGAACAGATTCATTTCTGCAACGGACGGCAGTTCCTGTTCTGGATGGAAACCGAAGGCTGGATAGATGTTACGTGGATGTTGTTTTGCAAGCTCCAGATTGGCCTGGGCAGAAGCGAGATTCATGGACACGGCGATGACTGCCTCGACTTGTTGAGACGGGAAAGATAACAGCATCTCGCGTTGTTCGTCAGGGGTATACTGATCGAAGTGAATATGAGCATCAATTAATGGTGCAAAAGCTTGAGAATGCACGAGGGAATTCCTCCTTGTGGTCATTTATATTCTAACTATGTTACGCAGAATTCCTTGTGGTGGATCACCCATTAAAGGAAAATAATAACTTAAAAACCCGCACTATCAAGATAGGCGGGCTTTCTGCTGTTCTTCTCTCATCCACTGTGCAATCTGCCGTTTACGCTCCAGAAAAGCGGATTGCTCCGTAATTTCTTCTCGTCTTGGGCGATCAAAAGGAACATGTACCTCGTGCAACACCGTTGCAGGTCGGTTGGATAACACATAGACCCGATCCGCTAGCAGCAATGCTTCTTCGATATTATGGGTGATGAACAGCACCGAGCGGCGGTTCTGTTCCCAGATATCGAGCAGCCAGCGCTGCATGTCACTACGTGTCAGTGCATCCAGCGCGCTGAAAGGTTCGTCCAGCAGCATGAGTTCCTGCGGACTGAGCAGGGCGCGCAAAAATGCCGCACGCTGCTGCATTCCGCCCGACAGCATATGAGGGTATGCCTGCTCGAATCCGGCAAGACCCACGCTACTTAACCACTTACGAGCTTCTGCAAGTGCTTCGGCCCGAGGGGGAGCGCTTGAAGCTACTTCACCAGCAAGCAGTACATTGTCTTCAATGGTACGCCACGGGAAAAGAGCAGGCTGTTGTGGCATATAACTAATCTTGCCACGCTGTCCCGTTACATTCTGACCGTTCATAAGTACTTGGCCTTCCTGTGGCTTAAGCAGACCACCGATGATATGGAAAAGGGTGCTTTTACCACAGCCGGATGGCCCAACGATAGCGACAAACTCGCCTTGCTCCACGGTCAGGGACAGGCCGTTCAGAACCGGTAACCTGCTTCGCCGTTCGCGGAATGAAGCATGAACGTCAACGACGTCCAATGCAGGCGGAACCGGAGCAGTATTGGCAGGTCGATCAGGGGTAGCCGGGTGAAGCTTTTCACCGTGCTTTGGCTCCATTGCGCGTGCTCCTCGTTCAGGCTGGTCGTGTTCGTCCTGTTGCCAATTCATATGGTCATCACTTCCTAATATACAGATTACTTCTTTACTATCGCTTCTGTGGCCGCCAGCGCACGAGAAGCTTCTCCAGCAGGGCAATGAACAGGAAGAGCAGCAAGCTGAGCGCGACAATAATCATAATCGCCACGAATAAACGATCGGTGCGATAAGCTGACTTTTGCAGCATCATATAATAACCAATACCCTTGTCTGCGCCAATCCATTCGGCGATGATGGCTCCCATCACACTATAGGTAGCGGCGATTTTGACACCGGAGAACACGGATGGCAACGCATGGGGGAGCTCCAGCTTCCAGAAGATATGATGACGTTTCGCACCAGCCATGCGCATATAGTTCATCATGGCCGCGTCAGTACGGGTCAAGCCGTCCATAGCCGCCACCGCAACGGGGAAGAAACAGACCAGGATGATCGTAATCAGCTTGGGCAGCAGCCCGAATCCGAACCAGATTAACAGGAGCGGTGCGAGCGCGATGGTCGGGATATTTTGACTAAGAATAAGTAAAGGATACAGGGCTGACTTGAGAAAAGGGACCAAATGCAGCACCATCGCAATCAGCAATCCGACCGCCGTGCCAGCCGCGAATCCGATCAGCGTTAACTGAATGGTTGCGGAGGCGTGCATGCCAAGTCGCTCGGCCTGAGTTGCCGCTTCGCGGGCGATGTCGGACGGTGCAGGCAGCATCCATTTCTCAATATGGAAGAGGGAGACGGCTCCCTGCCATATCGCTATAAAGAGAATAACCGCCACAATGGGCGGCCATACACTTTTGAAATAGGCATGCATTAGCGATACTTCTCCGTCAGGGTATCCATGCTGAAGCCAGTAGGGCTATGGGCAATTTTGATCTGGGAGATGATGCTTGGGCTGCCAGCCTCCACAAGTACCTCGTGCATTTTACGGACAACCTCCAGCAGTTCCTCCAGTTCCCCCTCGATCGTGGTGTCGAGTGCGTTCACCTGATATTTCAGGCCGGATTGCTGAATAACTTCAATGGCGCGATCTACGTAAGGATAAGAGTTCTCGCCATTTGGCGTTTTCGGGATAACCTGAATGCTAAGTAATGTGCTTGCCATGAGAGATCACGGCTCCTTTCGTGATAAATTGCATGAATTGAACCAGGTTTACACTTATCACTCCGATTGCAGTACCCTCTTCCGATCACTGTTATCCCCGGATTTCTTTAATGAATTCTAATGGAGGAAATCCGGGGATAAAGGTGAGCGCTTCGCTTCTTCAGATGGGTTCTGCACTCTTCGTTCTTGTGTAAAAAAGTTAAACTTAAGCAATTTTTATTGGGGTAAAAACGCGTTCGTATATGCCTTGCTCACATCGATCTGTTCATCCAGCAGTTTTTTGCTAAACATCCAGTCAGTGTAGTTTTGCCACACTTCCTGTTTTTGTTCTCCCCAGCGCGGGGCGTCATCTGTGTACTTTGGACTAAGCCATTTCTGGCTTGCCAGTACCAATTCCTTATCCAGATCCGGTACGGCCTTGATCAGAATGTTTGCTGCGTCTTCGGGATGATCAATTGCGTATTGATACCCTTCGGAGGTGGCTTTCAGGAATGCTTTCACCAACTCGGGGTCGTTTTGGATCGTCTGCTCGTTGGTTACGAGGACAGGCGTGTAGTAATCCAATGCATCTGAATAATCCTTCACATATAACATGTCGATTGGTTCCCCGCGCAGTTCGGCTTCAATACCCGTCCAGGCGTAGAAAATCCACGCAAAATCAATATCCCGTTTCACTGCGGTGAAAAAGTCAGCGTCACCCATGTTAATATTTTTCACTTTCGATACATCAGCTCCGTCGCCTTCCATAATGGATTGCATCACGGCTTCTTCCACAGGGGAACCCCAACCGCCATAGGTTTTACCTTCAAAGTCTTTCGGTGACTTGATATTCCGATCCGCCGGAGCAGCGAAACCAGATGTATTATGCTGAATAACTGCTGCGATGGAGACCAATGGAACACCCTGTGTGCGGGCTTGAGTTACACTCTCCTGATAACTTACGCCAAAAGGCACTTCATTGGAGGCAACCATCGTATCTGCGCCACCGGCACCTGGTTGTACAATCTCCACGTTCAAGCCTTCGGCCTTGTAAAAACCTTGATCTACAGCCGCATACAGGCCGGTATGATTCGTATTTGGTGTCCAGTCGAGCACCACTTTAATATCTTTCAGGGCGGCAGTGTCACCTTCGTTGCTGCTTTCCGTATTTGTGTTGCCGTTCTGCCCAGCTGGGGCAGCTTCTTTGCCACCACATGCGGCTACAGTCACCATAAGCACGCATAAGAGCAACAATCCCATCGTTTTACGCCATTTCATCTGTGGTTCTCTCCTTCGGTATGTCCGGCCGATTGGCCCGGGGTACTCCTTGGCTTCATATCCAATCATCTTGCATAAATCGACAGATTTATACCAGTTGAGATCTGGATAACGTCACTTTTTTTAGCTCTCTGGCTATATAAAAGAACATTAAAAAAGCGTCCCGTATTCCGGGACGCGTGCAGGCGTTAGAGAGGTGGCGTTCAGCCATAGGGCTGTGCCATTTCGATATACTCCGATTCCTACGCTGGCATAATCCAGATCAGGTCTAAGGGTTAGTATCTTGGTGGGATACACTCTCAGCCGGCCAATTCCGACTCCCCTGGGAAACTATGAAGTTACGGGCATTACTAGGTGTAATTATAGGCCAGCAGGTGGAACGTGTCCAGTCAGGAACTGGATGGGGACACGTATGAAATTATCAAACAGGCCGTTATACATATGTATATCAGCCTGTTTAGATGTGTTATTTTCAATAATTATCGTGGCGAATCATATAAGGAAATCTGGCTGATTGCAAAAGCATCGAGTGGGCCATAGCCTCAGTGCTGAGGATCTGGAAGGTTTCCAACAAAAACTTGGATCAAATCCGATGTTTGATATCTCATCGCATCAGGGCTGCTTTCCCTATTTCAGTGATCAGCTTTTGATCGTTTGACCTTGACCGGAGACGCTTGCTTCATTTAAACAACATAATTTAGATACAAAAGGAGATAGTACTGCTATATAAATAATTATTTTTTACATATGGGGGCGTACTGAATGATCCTTAAAACCATATTCGCAATTATTCTGTCCTATTGTGTCTACGTTTTTTTCACAGCTTACCTTTTATTTTTGGTTCCGTCTCCATCTACTATTGAAAATACGGATATGCAAAAATTGTTAACAGCAGGAAGTACGACAGATCGCGTACTGCTCTTGGAGGACGGCTTTCAATCCGGTCAGGTGAGAATCCAGACCATTCGAGAGGCGAAAACAAGCATCGACCTGGCTTATTACTCCATCCAAAAAGGAAAAACATCTCAACTCTTTTTTGCTGCTTTATTCGATGCGGCTGATCGGGGTGTTCATGTTCGAATCATTTTAGACGGGATTTTTCACAACATGCGCGGAGAATTGCGTGATATTCCAGATGCCATTGCAGCTCACCCCAATGTGGAGTTAAGGTATTATGAACCACTCAACATAGTTATGCCATGGACATGGCATAACCGTCTGCATGACAAGATCTTTCTTGTCGACAACACATATGGCATCATTGGCGGCCAAAATATTGGTGATAGATACATGGCATTGCAACCCAAAAAAGACTATGTATTCGATCGGGATGTCCTTGTTTACAATCCAAACCATAATAAAAACAGCACGGTTGTTGAAATGAAAAAATATATAGATCGGTTATGGGAACATCCATTCACCAAACCAGAAAAACATGCCAAACGTCAGCATCATACAAAGGGGTTACAAGAGCTGGATCAGCTGGCTGAGTTATATAAAAAAGCTCAGGCTGAGAGCGATCCTTTTGTTAAAGTGTTGCCGAAGGAATGGGCTCAAGGGGCTCTTCGTTCCGACCACGTCGCTTTCATTCACAATCCAATCCAGAGGCTGTATAAAGACCCGACCATGTGGAGAGCATTTGTTCATTTCGCCAATCAAGCAAAGTCGAAAGTGTACCTTCAGACGCCATATGCCATTCCTACCAAGAAAATGAAGAAAGCCGTACATCTGTCGATGAATCCAAAAGCAGAATGGGTCATGTTAACCAATTCAATCCAGCAGACCCCTAACCCTTTGGCTTTCGCGGGATACTTAAGCTCTAAGAAACGGTTGCTTGATACCAATCTGGCCATTTATGAATACCAAGGCCCTTATTCCATACACGGCAAATCATTTGTCATGGATGATTACCTCAGCATGGTTGGTTCGTATAACCTTGATCCCAGATCCGCCTTTCTAAATACCGAATCTGCTGTGGTCATTTCTGGTTCTGCATTCGCCAACGAACTAACAGAAGCTATGGATATCAAACGTACACTTAGTACACGTGTGAATAAAGGTGAGCAACTAGCAGAATCTACGAATCAGAAAGGCTCTGTTTTCAAACGAATGGCAATCACAGCTTTATCCAAACTGTCTTTTCTCTGGAGATTTCTGTTGTAGGAAAGAACCAGCTATTAGATATAGCTACTTCCATAAATTTTAATTTGGAAAAATCAGATTTGTTCACAGAATGTTCACTTATGTGGAGGGTTTCCTCATCTCTATAATTACGAAGGTAAACAGAGAGGATGAGAGAATTGCCAACAAGCAAGAAGGAACAAATTATTTTCGGATTAATGATGTGTACAGGAATGGTTGTCGTCATGATGACATTCAATTTATGGCATAGTGGGTTACTCGGTAAGATGTCCCCGCTTGAGATACTGCTTCAATTCATATTATGTTTTGTCATCGCGTTTGTGGTAGAGTCCTTCATTGTCGGACCTATAGCGAGAAAGATTGCTTTTTCCTTACCCTTTGACAAGTCCAACAAAATTCTGGGTGTACTCGCCATGTCATTTTTTATGGTGATTGGCATGGTTCTGATCATGTCCTTGTATGGGATGGTTTCAGCATATCTCGCTGATCAATTAAGTGGGTCATCCGTACTCCGTACGTATCTCCATACCATTGCTCGTAACTTCAGCCTTGCGCTTCCATATCAGTTAATCATTCTGGGACCGCTCGTCCGATATGTATTCGGTAAATTCATCAAGGATAACGGGCCCGTAATGCCTGTCGTTAACAAAAGTGTGTGATTCGGCTGGCCCTAAGTATTTCCTGGGCAATCGTGTGCAAATGAATAGATCGTATTCTTACCTGTAATGAAAGGTGATCTGAGGCAAAGATAGGATACTTTCCACCACGATTACAGCGCTAACGAATCGAGAACATCTTATTAGGCCAATTTTTAGGGAATAAAAAATCTAACGAATCTCAGCGGGTTATTATGATAAAAAACTGCAACGAGACCTTGAATTTGAGATAATTATCTATAATAACGTCTCTAGGATTCGTTAGATTTCAAATATCCTAAAATGCAGATAAATAACGTGTGCTAGGTTCTTTATACAAAGTAACGCTACAAAAAAATGTCCACCGTCAGGTCATGACAGTAGACATTACAATTTCTTTAATAGGTATTTCTAATCCTCAGGACTGGATCAACACAGAACTGTTAAGTCGCAGAATTGGCTATATGTTTGTTCTGCCATTGATACGTGATTACGCTAATGACAAGCAGGCCAACTGCAAAGATCGCAAGCATCCATGCAGACTGATTAACCGCCAGATGATCAAGACTCCATCCCGTAGTCAAAGGCAGAATGGCACCGCCAACCCCACCTGAGGCAATCAAAATGCTGGGTGTGGATTCTTCTGTTCCGGGCAGCAGTTTACTGGCAAAGACAAGGGCAATGGAGAATATCCCTGACATCGCCAGTCCAAGCAGTAAGATGATGAGAAATGAAGACCAGATTTGGTTTGTAAATGGAAATACCATTAACAAAAGAACAGATGCAAGACAACTGTACAGAACATAGACGCGGTATTGGAATTTCTCTGCGATATACCCGGCGAAGAGTCGTCCCACGGACATGGCAATCCAGAAACAGGTGACACTAAGGGCTGCTCCGGCTTCCTTCATGTTCATTTTCTCAATCAGGATCGCCGGCATGAAGTTCGCAAGACTCATCTCTGTGCCAACATAGAGGAAGAAGAACAGAACGAATAATACCAGAAGAGTCCTGTTACGGCCACGATAGGTTGGACTGGATGTACTTGCAGATGCGGGATGCATCTCACCCGATGTCCCAGCAGAGTGCGTATTTACGGAAGCATGATTTGAACTCTGTCGCTCCAGAAACTTATCGAGTTCACCGAATGATCCTTTCGCCCAGAAAACAAAGGTCAGCGCTGCGCAGATCGCAACAACGAGAAAGGAGAGACGCCAGTATCCGGCAGCAATCAGACCGCTTGCAATGAGCGGCATGACCATCGCCCCAATCCCGAATAACACTTCCAGTCGACTCATGGCAACGGCTGTATTGTCTTTGATTGCAGCGATGATAATGGTGCCAATAACAGCTTCAACCATTCCGAATCCAAAGCCGGCCGCGGGTGCAATGACGAACATCCAGCCCCATGGTGGCAGCAGCATGTAGGATAATTCTGCAATACAGAGCAACGCTGTGGCGATTAACAGGCCTCCCCGTTTACCAAAGCGTCTGTTCAGCCATGGAGATAACAATACACCACCCAGGAATCCGGCAAATTGAGCAAAGATCAGCGTTCCGCCTTGGCTATAATCTTTGCCGTAATGTTCAAGTGCAACCGGTAGAATGGAACCGAGCACAACGTGGGCAAGTCCAATCAGGAAATAGGACAGACATCCGATCCAAAGTAATTTTTTCATAAAGAACTCCTTCTACTTATATACATAAATTGAGGATCACAATAAAGCGCAATCTTGAAGACAAAGTCTATCATAACAGGACATGTTAAGTTGTGCCATGAATTCCTGATCAATACAGAAGGTTGCAATTAGGTCCGGCGTTCGTATATACTGAGACACAACAATTACAGATCGGAACATGCCGTTGAAGAGCATCCAACTCGGAGGCGTTTTCGCCAGGGGAGCGATATTTCCCCAAGTTAACCGGAACCGCCCGTTATCGCGGACCAAGAGGCTGGAAGCAGGATATCCTGATTCAGCAAGTTGGGTGGCACCGCGAGCAGAGCGCTCCTCGTCCCAAGGGATGAGGGCGCTCTTTGTATTTTTACAGCCAAAGGAGACGGTGACCATGTTAGAAATGAAGTGGATTCGTGCACATGCAGAAGAGGTTCAGGCCGCAGCAGACGGGAAAAAAATCAAGATCAACATTCGCACATTGTTAGAGCGGGATGAAGAACGTAGAACACTTTTGCGGGAAATTGAAGAAGGTCGCAGGTTGCGCAATACGTTATCTGCTGATATTGGCAGACTCATGCAAGCCGGGAATCGGGAACAGGCCGAGGGTTTGCGGGCTCAGGTTAAACAGATCAATGAACAGTTGGAACATGTGGAAGCGAGGCTCGCCCCTGTGCAGGAGGAAGTAACCAAGCTGCAATGGCTGGTACCCAATATCGTATCCCCGGATACCCCCAATGGCTCGTCGGACGCAGACAATGTAGAGCTGCGACGTGTGGGAGAGGTGCCAACGTTCGAGTATAACATCAAAGATCACGTGGAACTTGGGGAGTTGCATGATCTCATCGATATTCCCCGTGGAGTTAAGATTGGCGGGACGCGAAGTTATGTATTAAAAGGTGCTGGCCTGTTATTACATCGGGCAGTACAGCAACTTGCGCTGGATCTGTTGCTGAAGCACGGGTTTACACCGATGGAGGTACCGCTGATGGTCAGGGAGGATGCGTTGGTGAACACCGGATTCTTCCCAACCGGACTAGATCAGGTCTATGAACTCGAAGGGGAGAACAAGTGGCTGGTGGGAACTTCTGAAGTGCCGCTGGTCTCGTATTATGCGGATGAGATTGTCGATGTTCAAGAGCCTGTGAAGCTGGCCGCGGTATCGACGTGTTTCCGCAGTGAAGTTGGCTCCGGCGGACGGGATGTACGCGGATTATACCGTGTGCACCAATTTGCCAAAGTTGAGCAGGTCATTCTCTGTGCTCCTGATGCGGAAGAATCGGAGCGCATGTTGCAAGAGATTACAGGACACGCCGAAGAATTGCTGCAATTACTGGAACTGCCGTATCGTGTTGTCGCTGTATGTACCGGGGATATGTCGCAGAAAACGTACAAACAGTATGACATCGAGACGTGGATGCCAAGCCGCGGTGCATATGGAGAAACGCATTCGTCGTCGAATCTGCATGATTTTCAGGCGCGGCGTTCGAATATTCGTTGCTTGGATGCCGAAGGCAAGTTGGCGTATTGTCACACACTGAATAATACGGCGGTGGCATCGCCGCGTATCCTGATACCGTTGCTTGAGAATCATCAGCAGGAGGATGGAAGCATTCACATTCCGGTAGCCCTGCGGCCCTATATGGGCGGGGCCGAGAGCTTGATTTTGCCAGAGCAGGATGCAGTGAAGTAGAGAGGTTAGGTAACGCTTTAGTAATTCAAAAAGGGGATGTTCCACACGTCATGTTGTATGTGACGATGGAACATCCCCTTTTAAACTGAAATAGTATTTACATAAACCAAGCTCCTACTATGTTGGGCGAGATTCAAAGGTTTTTATAACGATTACACGCTGATCTTATGAATTGTTCCAAGACTCTCACTTATGACATTCAACTTTATGCAATTCGTATCCGATATAATATAATAGAAGTAAAATATTGGATTATGGGAGATGGATATTGAAATGAATAGAATCAAACTGGCGCTTCGAGGCACACTTGCTCTAATGATTGCATTGACCGTACTGGTCCCTTCGTTGGCTTTGGCGGCTACCGGTGACGTGACATCGATTGAAATTACCAATAGCAGCCCGCAGAAGATGAGCGTTTCCGAGACAGCTAAGCTTCAGGTGATGGCAACCGTAGAAGGTTTTGATAACAAACAGGATGTTACCGAAGGTGTCACATGGTCCACCAGCAATGCAACAGTTGCGACGATGGTGAAAGGTAAAGTCAAGGCCGTGGCCGCGGGCGAAGCAACCATTTTTGCACAGGTAGACGGGGCTAAAGCTCAGTTGGTTGTCCAAGTTCAGGAGAAGATCAAAAGCATCAAAGCTTCACCGAAATCCTACAGTTTTGTTAAAGGCAGTGAAAGCACCCTTCCGAAAGTAAGCATTACCCGTGCGAATGGTAAGGAAGAGGATGTGACGTCTGAGATTGTATGGTCCGTATCCACTTCTTCGGCTGTCCTGGAAAACGGTAAAATCAAAGGCATTACACCCGGTAGAGTATTGCTGCAAGGCAAATACGGAACAACGATTGTGAAAGTCCCCGTTGCAGTAACGGACGAGATTACCAAAGTCGAGGTTACCCCTGCAACTATGCAGCTGAACATCAAGAAGTCCAAAGCGTTGAAGGTGATCGGCACCTACGCAAACGGCAAAACGATCAACCTTTCGAAACAAGTGATATGGACCTCTTCCAATACAAATGTAGCTATCGTGAAAAATGGAGCAGTCAAGACGCTGACTGAGGGACAAGCCACCTTGACAGGAACTTATCAAAATCAGACAATAAAGGCAGAGGTTACCGTTGTACCTTTGCTCAAAAAGTTGATTACAGGCCAGAAAAAACTGGTTTTGTCCCCACAGGGAAGCACAACGCTGAGTGTGATGGCCCAGTATGATACGGGTAAAACCACTGTTGTGACGAACAGCGCGGTGTGGAGAAGCACAAAGCCGGGCGTAGCGACAGTTACAAATGGCAAGATCGTGGCTGTAGGCAAAGGGAAAACGTCCATCACGGCCAAGTGGGGCAACAAAAAAGTGACGATCCCTGTTACGGTAAAATAAATCTTCATATAATGAAGTGCTTTTCATCAATTCAAACATAAAGTTAAATAGCATTATATGATCAAGGGTATCAGACAATTAGGGGCGTAGACATACGCTCCTTTTTGGATATATAGAAATCAATATAAATTGAACTAAACATTTACACAAAACGGAGAGGAC
Proteins encoded in this region:
- a CDS encoding TatD family hydrolase translates to MTTRRNSLVHSQAFAPLIDAHIHFDQYTPDEQREMLLSFPSQQVEAVIAVSMNLASAQANLELAKQHPRNIYPAFGFHPEQELPSVAEMNLFFQWIEEHIGQAIAIGEIGLPYYNRQEAEKAGQRFDQSGYIELLERFIQLAKKHNKPLVLHAVYEDADIVCDLLEQNQFRRAHFHWFKGSRETIRRMADNGYFISFTPDIHYEEEIRELARQYPSEQVMAETDGPWPFEGPFQGRMTHPAMTRQVIQAWSEITGMGTERAARLFYQNTKRFYGLT
- a CDS encoding ABC transporter substrate-binding protein yields the protein MKWRKTMGLLLLCVLMVTVAACGGKEAAPAGQNGNTNTESSNEGDTAALKDIKVVLDWTPNTNHTGLYAAVDQGFYKAEGLNVEIVQPGAGGADTMVASNEVPFGVSYQESVTQARTQGVPLVSIAAVIQHNTSGFAAPADRNIKSPKDFEGKTYGGWGSPVEEAVMQSIMEGDGADVSKVKNINMGDADFFTAVKRDIDFAWIFYAWTGIEAELRGEPIDMLYVKDYSDALDYYTPVLVTNEQTIQNDPELVKAFLKATSEGYQYAIDHPEDAANILIKAVPDLDKELVLASQKWLSPKYTDDAPRWGEQKQEVWQNYTDWMFSKKLLDEQIDVSKAYTNAFLPQ
- a CDS encoding MTH1187 family thiamine-binding protein; amino-acid sequence: MASTLLSIQVIPKTPNGENSYPYVDRAIEVIQQSGLKYQVNALDTTIEGELEELLEVVRKMHEVLVEAGSPSIISQIKIAHSPTGFSMDTLTEKYR
- a CDS encoding ABC transporter permease, which encodes MHAYFKSVWPPIVAVILFIAIWQGAVSLFHIEKWMLPAPSDIAREAATQAERLGMHASATIQLTLIGFAAGTAVGLLIAMVLHLVPFLKSALYPLLILSQNIPTIALAPLLLIWFGFGLLPKLITIILVCFFPVAVAAMDGLTRTDAAMMNYMRMAGAKRHHIFWKLELPHALPSVFSGVKIAATYSVMGAIIAEWIGADKGIGYYMMLQKSAYRTDRLFVAIMIIVALSLLLFLFIALLEKLLVRWRPQKR
- a CDS encoding phospholipase D family protein, with the protein product MQKLLTAGSTTDRVLLLEDGFQSGQVRIQTIREAKTSIDLAYYSIQKGKTSQLFFAALFDAADRGVHVRIILDGIFHNMRGELRDIPDAIAAHPNVELRYYEPLNIVMPWTWHNRLHDKIFLVDNTYGIIGGQNIGDRYMALQPKKDYVFDRDVLVYNPNHNKNSTVVEMKKYIDRLWEHPFTKPEKHAKRQHHTKGLQELDQLAELYKKAQAESDPFVKVLPKEWAQGALRSDHVAFIHNPIQRLYKDPTMWRAFVHFANQAKSKVYLQTPYAIPTKKMKKAVHLSMNPKAEWVMLTNSIQQTPNPLAFAGYLSSKKRLLDTNLAIYEYQGPYSIHGKSFVMDDYLSMVGSYNLDPRSAFLNTESAVVISGSAFANELTEAMDIKRTLSTRVNKGEQLAESTNQKGSVFKRMAITALSKLSFLWRFLL
- the nfsA gene encoding oxygen-insensitive NADPH nitroreductase, giving the protein MNETIELMMKHRSVRKFKPDPVSDEQLAAIVAAGQMASSSSSVQAYTVIAVTDIEQKSKLAELAGNQAYVNECPVFLVWCADLYRLSDAAKRHLPEKESYADSTENFMVATIDAALASQNAALAAESLGFGIVYIGGLRTRIEEVAELLDLPEGVYPVYGMCIGVADQETGIRPRLPLDAVLHHNRYNAEQSIKGVEQYDETTTAYMKERTNGERTTPWSELMAKRLTEPTRLQVRPFLEGKGFLKR
- a CDS encoding ABC transporter ATP-binding protein, which produces MNWQQDEHDQPERGARAMEPKHGEKLHPATPDRPANTAPVPPALDVVDVHASFRERRSRLPVLNGLSLTVEQGEFVAIVGPSGCGKSTLFHIIGGLLKPQEGQVLMNGQNVTGQRGKISYMPQQPALFPWRTIEDNVLLAGEVASSAPPRAEALAEARKWLSSVGLAGFEQAYPHMLSGGMQQRAAFLRALLSPQELMLLDEPFSALDALTRSDMQRWLLDIWEQNRRSVLFITHNIEEALLLADRVYVLSNRPATVLHEVHVPFDRPRREEITEQSAFLERKRQIAQWMREEQQKARLS
- a CDS encoding TetR family transcriptional regulator; translation: MTEPELDIKTRILLAAKKLFAQQGYDGTSVRQICDEAGANVSLVSYHFGGKEKVFEALFEHFFPGHMMNSLAEESMSSPVEGIRRIIGEVVKFTMTDREMSDIVQLEITLRTHRTATVFRFLDPVWTRVKELLQEGKDQGLFQIESVTYAMLQVMGVALAHKRAKNSRFGFEYQDMNTDELAEQTIEFVLRGLGVNSHE